GAATCAGGTGAATCCCTGAGAGTTGGTGATGAGCCCTGCTGGGTGACCTTTGACGAGTCAcagcacctctctgagccttggtttacTGGCCTGCAGAGTGACCTGCCAGAATCATGTCTGTGTCCTGGGGAGGAAGCGGGGTATGGGGGCAGCAGCAGGGTGTGGGCCATGTAGCCTGTGATAACCCAGCTCCTGGACCAAAATGGGAAGGGTGTGGCAGGTGAACAGGATAGGCTCACCTTGGAGGCTTCTAGAGAAATTCATGGCAGGTAAGATGATGATCATGTCAGCTAGAAACTCCTGGAAAGCATTGCGTTTGGCTTCTGCGTCGGAAATGTTGCCTAGGTATTCGTCTATAATGTTGGGTATCACCTCAGGGGGCACACCCTAGGACAGAAGTCCAAGCTCAGGCTTGCTCTGGTCCCACGGCCCCAGCAGACCCTCCCAAGAAGCTCCAAACCCTCCAGCATGGCCTCTTTCATATCCCAGGACTCATGTGCTGGGCGCCCCTGCCTCCCTTGGGGGTTCTAGATAGTGTCTAGGCAGAATCAGGTCAGATCTGGAGCCAAAGTGCCATCTTGGCTGTGTGATCTCCAATAGGTTGAAAGTCGTAACCTGCTTGGCAGAGCTGCCTGGCAGCTCATGTGAAGTTCCTGGCTAAGGGTTCTGGTGTTCAGGGACTGCCTGACTGAACTTAACCAGGAAGTTAGTGAAAGAACAAATCATGGGGGCTCCCCCAGAGCTCCAGAGAACAGGGATGAGGTGATATGAATGGGGAGGACTCTGAGGGTTCcgaagaagggagggaaatatGCATAGATTGAGCACCTTCTGAATACTAGTTTCCTGGCAGACTTTTCAAATACAGCATCCAGTTTCCTTAGGTGGGAAGTTTATCCTcgtttacagatgaagaaatgggctCAAAGGCTAACTGTGGACAAGTAGCCAGGGTTGTGACTGGACTTCAGGTCCAAGTGGCTCCACATCTGACAGAATGGTCTTAACAGCAGAAGCTCTGGGATCAGACAGAGCTGGCAGAAGCTCTGACTCTGCCCTTTACTTTTTTTGAGacctggagcctcagtttcctcttctgcaaaatgggaataatgaaaaTTTCTATTTCACAGGGTTATAATGAGGACCGAAGGAGATGAATGCGTGTCCTAGGGCTCAGCACAGGACAGTCTCTGGCACACAGTATGGGCTCATTAGGGGGTAGTCTATGAGGATGTTGATGATGATCATCTTTCTTTGAGAACCACATTGACTCATGTCCAAGGGGATTTCTAGGTGGAACTAAAATTCAGCAGCTGAACCAAAGGGTTTGGCAGTGTGGGAGTAGCTGTAGGGGATGGAGggtaggaggaagaggagggtgcCCAACTATTCTGGATAGGAtacctctttctcccttttgaCTCACCAAATCGGCCAAGTAGGGTCTCAGTAGGGCCAATATTTCTTCTTTGCTCAACTGTTCCATCTTATCCAGGAAACCCCAGCCCTGTGGGGACATCAGGGTCCTCTCATCACAGTCTTACCACTGCCCACCCTCCACTCACAACCAGGAGCAGACAGGTGTTCACGACCCTGTGAACAGAGCCAAGTCTGACCAGGTGTCGTATGAGGGCCCACAGGGGAAGTTAAAATGCTGTCTTTAAAGTGAAATGTTGTCTTTATATGTTACAGTTTTAAAAGCATCgtctctgggttcaaatcccagctctgctactttCTAGGTGCGTGACCTAGGTCTATTACTTAAGCTCTctgtctcagtttcttttttttttttttaaagattttatttattggggcacctgggtggctcagtgggttaagccgctgccttcggctcaggtcatgatctcagggtccttggatcgagtcccgcatcgggctctctgctcagcagggagcctgcttccctctctctctctctctctgcctgcctctctgcctacttgtgatctctctctgtgaaataaataaataaaatcttaaaaaaaaaaaagattttatttatttatttgacagacagagatcacaagtaggcagagaggcaggcagagacagaggaggaagcaggctccctgctgagcagagagcccgatgtggggctcgatcccaggaccttgggatcatgacatgagctgaaagcagaggctttaacccactgagccacccaggcgcccctgtctcgGTTTCTTAATCtgtgaaaaagaaatgacaataaCCTGCCTCATAGGATTATGAACACCGAGGTTGCAAATATAAGGACACTGACATACAGTAAACACTACGGAAACATTAATTATTGAAGTTAGTTTCATGGCTACAAGGCTCTTCGCTAATCTTTGTGAAAATAGGAACAGAAAACCCACAGATGAGTAAACACAAAGACTGTATACCCAAAAGGGGATATTAATTGCACTAAAAAGTAAAAGACCAAACTAAAGGCCACAGTAGCTAAAGGTGCAAATGTCTTAAAAATGATGGTCTACAAGAACAacagacagggcgcctgggtggctcagtgggttaagccgctgccttcggctcagggcatgatctcagggtcctgggattgaggcctgcatcgggctctctgctcagcagggagcctgcttcctcctctctctctgcctgcctctctgcctgcttgtgatctctctctgtcaaataaataaataaaatctttaaaaaacaaaaaaaaaaacaacagacaaatcagttgtgtttctacacaccagcaatgaacaatctgaagATGATATATAGAAAACTATTTCATTTACGAtaccatcaaaaataaaatacttggaaaTCCACTTCATTAATAAAGTGCaagaccagggtgcctgggtggctcagtgggttaagcttctgccttcggctcaggtcatgatcccagggtcctgggatcgagccccgcatcaggctctctgctcagcagggagcctgcttcccttcctctctctctgcctgcctctctgcctgcttgtgatctctctctgtcaaataaataaataaaaaatctttaaaaaaaaataaagtgcaagaCCTGTAtgttaaaaactcaaaaatataaTTGAGGGAAATTGAAGAGGACCTATGTAAATGGGAAGACAGCctatgttcatgggttggaagacaTCATCTTGTTACGATGGCAATGCTTCCTAAACTTAACTATAGATTCAGCatgatccctatcaaaatctcagccatttttttgggggggggcagaacTCGACAAGCTGGTCagaattcatatggaaatgcaagcgACCCAGAATAACCAGAACAATTGTTAGGGACTGATTTGGGTCTCCACAAAGAGATATGTGCAGTATTGCACACCTTATTTAGAGATGGGGACTTTAGAGAGGTAGTCAAGATGATTACAAAGGTAATCGTTAGGCTGGGTCCTAGTCCAATATGACTAGTGTCCTCGTAAAAAGGGGCAATTCAGACACAGAGATGGATGGTACAAAGGGAGGACTatgtgaagacagagggagaatgcCATCCATAAGCGAAGAGCTAGGGATGCCTGAAGCTACCAGAAACTAGTGAAGAGGCATGGATTCTCTTACAGTACTCTGGAGGAACCAATCCTGCTAacgccttgatttcagacttctagcctctcaAATTGTGAGAcaattaatttctgttctttaagtgccccaccctgccccacatTGTAGTCCTCTGTTGTAACTCTAGCAAAGTAATGCAGGCatctggaaaaagaagaagaaagttggagGGCTCACACTTCCCCATTTCAAAACTTagtacaaaactgtagtaatcaggatagtgtggtattggcataaggatagacatataaattaatgaaatagaattgagagtccagaagtaAGCCTTTACATTTATGATCAATGATTTTCAGTAAGGGCACCAAGACATttcaataaggaaagaaaagtttttcTAAACAAATGATTCAGGAACAGTTGGATAACTTCAAGCAGAAGAATCCCTAACTTAAACCATATACAGAATTAACTtcagatgaatcacagacctaaatataagagctaagaCTATAAAATTCTTTGAGAAAAACATAGAGGTAAATCTCAATGACTTTGGATTAAGCAATCACTTCTAGATATTACTCCAAAAGCACaagcacaaaagaaaataaatcagatgTCACCGAAATGAAAGTTTTTTGTGTTGTAAATGATACCataacaaagtgaaaagacaacccatggaatgggaaaactagatttgcaaatcatatatctgataagggacttgtatctagaatacatGGAAAACTCTTTGGCTCAACAATAAAAAGGCCATGCagtttttaaatgggcaaaagattttaaaagacatttctccaaaaaagatataaaaatggccaattatcacataaaaagatgctcaacatcctaagtaatctgggaaatgcaaatcaaaaacaccatgagataccacttcacccCAGTAGGATGACTATAATGAGAGCTAATGAGTATTGGAATGGGAAACggagcagccactttggaaaacagacagGTCCTCAAAGAATTGAACAGAGTTCCTCTAGGACCCAGAAGTTCCCCTCCTAGGTAAAtaaccaagagaaattaaaacatatacaGGTACATTAATGTTCAGGGTAGGATTacccataatagccaaaagggtGGAAACCACCTATGAAACCATCAGTTCATATGCCTATGAACTGATGAATGGCTAAACAAATCGCACTATATCCATACTAGACACCGATCAGTTGTAAAAAAGGAGGAAGTGCTGATACATGCTACGACATGGAAGAACTTGGAAACAGCCTATTAGATGAAAAAGGTCAGACCAAAAACCCCACATATTGtagaattctatttatttgaaatgtctagggggcacctggctggctcagttggtggagcacgtgactcttgatctagggtctgtgagtctgagccccacttCCTGTGTAGAGATTGCTGGAAATGTCTAAAATAGGCAGATCCACAGATTTGACAAAAAGtacattagtggttgccaggggctgggggaggtggggtgggaagtgACAGCCAGCAGGTATGGGCTGCATTTTAGGGTGATGTAAAGGTTCTGGAAtaagatagtggtgatggtggcacAATTTTGTGGATATACAAAGcccactgaattatatactttttaaaagggtAAATTCTATGGTATGGAAATAAacaataaagtttatatttttaaaattatagtctgCAAATGCTGGTAAAGTTGCAACAAAACCTGGGGACTCAAGTTGCCGGCCGCAGTTGAAACTGGTGTAGCAACTTCGCCAAGTGCTGTGCCAGTAGCCATGCCTAAGAGATGGTGAGGGCTCCATAAAGGGTCTCGATTACTTTCCATGGCTAAAGTTTCCACCATGGACATCCAGTAAACATCCAGTTGGCTGAGAAATATACAGTTGTGCCCAGAGGGATAACAAGGAGAGTGAAGAGAATGCCTGCCCCAGTGAGAAGGTGAGCAGtgccctgagccacccaattCCTGAGAAGCATCTGTGGCTGCAAAGTCCCAGGCACAGGGTTCTGTACCAGGGAGGCTTGCCTGGAGCCTTGGGAGCCAGCGGGCTTGGCTCTTTCTCACCATTCAATTCATGGCTCTAAGTTGACAGTGTGGGGCCAAGGCTGCCTGCCAGGGTCCAGGGCACTGTTTCCCCCAAACACTCGTCtgccattacacacacacacacctgacctGGAAACTTCTATAAGTTTTGTCCTTGAGTGTCAAGATTGCATGAGCCTGTCATCCACCAAACACCCAAATGTCCTTCCTGAAGAGGAATTccaaaggaagaaatcaaaggacAAAAGCTACGGACATGCAGATGTTCACTGCTTTATTCGCTTTGGTCATAAAAACTAAAAAGTGCCCAAGTTTGGAAATTAAGGAATGTTACGATGAGACCCTCCCTTTGTAAGTTTTGCAGTCATTAAAGTCCATCAATGTAAAGATGggtagaagaaagagaatgataGGAAAGAAGCACAGAAGGAAAGCATCATGTTAACACTTTGTGTGGGGAGTTCTGTTCACCTGGAAGGGACTGGAAGGCACTTGGGCCATGATGTCCCCCACTTGTTTATTGTTATCTGGAACCTGAAAGTCTCAGGTAATCAGACTCCCAGGCACAGAGACATACTAACCAGTCTCATAGAGTTTGATATATAAACCAGACACCAAGGCAAGAATATGCTGCGAATCAGTGCTGCCCAGAAGGCTACTTTGTGCAAGAGCCTGGTCCCCAAGCATTTGCTTTTGGAAAATTAATCTGGGTAATCTTAAGCAAGTACCATAAACCTCCCTGAGCTTTCCTTTCTCACCTATCAAATGGGAGTGTCAGCTCACAGGCTGCGGTGATGGTGTTGGGGCAGCAGAGGACTGGCTGGGGCAGGGACTTGAAAGCACAAGAGCCAAATGACACTCACCCTGGGGATGAGCCAGCCAAACTCATGATTGTTGAACCCCACGAGGAAGGGCACAGAGTGGAAGTGTCTTTCCCTCAAGAGTTCCATGGGCCTCTTGGGAAAGAAGGTTCCATCAATGGTGTAGAACGCTGTCATGTTCTGCAGGAGAAAGCAAGGCACAGGTCTTCCCAATCAGGCCCATGCCCTAAAAAGATGGCATCTGGGGCTCATCCGGctgcatgcctgggtggctgagcctTAGAGGAGATAGAGGTCACCAGGGTTGGAGGACCAGGAGGAATAGGGAGCCCAAGCAAAGGATGCTTCCAAGCAGACCTCTTTTCTAGAAGAGGTGGCCCTCCATTCATGCTCCCAGACCTGGCTGGGCCCTCCACAGCCAGGGGAGCCTTCCCATCAGGGGAAGCTGCCCTGAGCCTCACCCCAGACTGATGACAGTTTCTCGGCTCCCACAAGAGCTGGACAGACCCCTCTGTCCCATTGCTTGCCACCGCCCCCTGAGAGGTAGGCATACCATCTTTATGTTAAGGATCTGCTCTTCCTTTGGCATCTGCCGGAGGCACTGCAACATTTCAGCCGAGGAGGAGGAGCGGCAGCCCAGGGAGTCTGCGAAGCCCTTGGGGACAGACAAGAgctttgcctctccctcccccatcaacCCTCACCTTCCAGACCTCTGCCTCTCTGTACACAAAGGGTGTATCAGTAGGAAAGACGGGCAGTGATGTCAGAGATGGGGCCTCGGGACTGGCCAGAGACCTGCCACCAACCCAAGGAACCCAAGGCTTCCTTGCCCACCAGCTTGGGTGGTCCCCAGGCACACCGTGTGTCTCCCATTGCATCACACTGTCATTATCTGTGTGGGTAGCCGAGTCCCCTTACCCCTCTGAGAACAGTATCATTATCTAGTTAACTCTATTCTCAGAGCTAGTGGGCTCAGTCATGCTGTGCAGAGTGAGTAAGGAAATGAGACAGGGTTCAGAGAGGAGGGATTCCAGCAGGGCTAgtgtggcagggaggggacaACAGGGGTGCCGGGCTGGGGGGGGTGTCAGCGGGAAGGGAGGCACTGGTGATTTTCTGAGCCTCCATGGACATTGTGCTTCGTTCATCCCCGTGGGTCCCTCTCCGCCAACAGAGGTAGGGATCTCCCTACCAGTGACACCCTCTGGAACTTCAGGACAAGCACAGGGCAGGTTGGGGCTGGCCCATGTTGggtgagagagaatgaaagaaatgcaGACCTGAGCCAGGACCCTTGGGTTAGAATCCAGTAAATTTGGGGTGGTGATGACTCCACTTTGTGCGATGGCTCTGTGGAACAGTCCTGCGGCCAGCGGGGACAGGACCTGGGTGCCGTGTGGAGGACATGGGGGCTGTCAGGGGTGGGCAGAGACCCTGGGAGGTCTGGGGCCACGGGAGATATGGCTGCTGGCCCCCTGTGGAGACTCACCAGGGCAGAGACGATGCAGGAGCCAGCAGAGGTGCCTGAGATGGTGACAGAGTTGGGGTCACCTCCAAAGGGGGAGATGTTCCCCCGCACCCACTGCAGAGCAGCCACGACATCTAGGAAGCCCCAGTTGCCAGGTGCATGCTCATCCCCAGTGCTAGGGAGCCGGGGGTTGGGAGCAGTCATTAAGGTAGGCTGGCTGGCTTGTCGTCAGCCTTTAACCAACCCCCCAGGACGGCAGACCCTCCCCTTGCCCCAAGTCTGGCCTGGGTAGGAGGCAGGCTCAggagccccctgccctgcctgtgGTGTGGGTGTGCCCAACTGGGCAGCCTGCCAGAGCTCAGTCCTCCTTGCCCCCATCCCTTGCTGGGATCCTGGTGCCAGGTCAGGAGTCCACACTTCCTGTCCAAAGGACCAAGTTCTCTGTATAACTCTGGGCATGGGGGAGGAACCCTTGGTCTCCAGCCACCCCACTTGCATGAGAAATCTGCATTCAAGTTCTGCACCCCATCCCAGTTCTCTGACGGGCCTCCCAAGCTGGCCTCTGCCCAGTGCCAGCAAGGCGCTCCCCGGGGTTGGCCACCTCACCTGAGGAAGCCGAGGAAGCCCAGACGGTACTGGACAGTGACCACTACCACATCTCCGTAGGCAGCTAGGGCTGACCCGTCATGGGAGGTGGCAGCGCCAGCTACCAGAGAGCCTCCATGGAACCACACCATGACCTGCAGAGAGACCATGGGGCAGTGACCCCCAGCTCCTAGGACAGACAGCAGCTGCCCTCCCATCAACCCAGGGTGTTCTTGGGACCCCTGTGGCAGTATGAGaacagggctggggagaggacaGGCCAGGCGGAGCTGCAGGTGCAGACAGGGCCCTAAGGGCTGCACACCGGCCGGCCGGCCCCTGCGGTGGCCTCAGCTGGGCTGTAGATGTTGAGGATGAGGCAGTCCTCTGAAACAGGGAAGAGCCGGTGCTTTCCATTCAACACAAATCTGGCATTTTCTGCTCTCTCCAGATCTTGCAGGCACCTGCAGCCAGGGATGAGCCCGAGGGCCAGGGCGTCAGCCCACCAGCCCCAACATCTAGACCCCTGCCACCCACCAGCTTGTCCACCTGCAAGGGGCTACTCACATGGCAGGGGCAGTGCTGGCGTCCCGCACACCCTGCCAGGGCTGTGCCGGGCGTGGGGCTGAGAACCGGCCGGGCCCCAGCGGTGCCTGGGCGAACGGGATGCCCAGGAAGACATTCACCAGGCGGTCTGTGCCCTTCACGGCCACCTGCCGGCCTCGCACGCGGCCCAGGGTGGTGTCCACTtcaggctgtgtgacctcgggcccTGTGGGCAGGACAGAGGGCCAGTGAATGAGTTTGCAGCCTCCacaggtggtggtgggagggaggtgaATGGGCTCACCGTGAATGTGTTCTGAGCACTTAGCACCCAGAGCTGTGACTGGCCTTCCCAGCAAGCCTGGGAGATGGGCCTTAGGATGACCCCCCACTTTCTCCTCCCCCCTTGAAGGTCTGCCAATCTCCTCTAGGCCAAGGAATCCCCGGAGGGCGAACTAGGCTGTCCTGGGACCCACAGACCTGCCATGGGGCTTTGGGCCATCAGGCTAGCCGTTCACCCTCAGATTTCTCATCTGCTAAATTAAGTGTAATAACcacatcattttgttttctttattttgatgcCCTGCAGACTCTGGAGGCACTGTGCACGTTCCAGGGCTGACCAGTTCTTAGAGCTAATAAACAACTCCTGGAAAGGTGTCTTTCAGATGCAAACCAACCAATCCAGAGCCTGAGTCCCCAGCCACCCTGGGCTTCTCAGATTTCCCATCAATAACCCCTGCCCTAATCACACCAGGGCCAGATACCGGATAAGGAAGGAcagcccctgccccagagccTACCGAGAATATTTGAATTAGCCTCTCCAGAAGCTGCTTAGCCATCTGGCTGTTTCCTTCTGCAAACAATAAAGGCTCTTGCCCAcgttttcccttcccctcttctgcctcttttttttttttttttaagattttatttatttgacagagagaggtcacaagtaggcagagaggcaggcagagagagaggaggaagcaggctccctgctgagcagagagcccgatgtgggactcgatcccaggaccctgagatcatgacctgagccaaaggcagcggctcaacccactgagccacccaggtgcccccccctctTTTGCCTCTTGACTGACCCGGTGCTTCCCTGCACACTGCTTGTTTCTAGAGCTGTGGGGAAATCTTTCCTGACCTTCATTCCTACGGCTGTGTCTTGCTGATTAATCAAATCCTGGGTGCCCTGAAAACATAAGGAAGAACATGTCCTCTGGAGGCTTGCTCTGGAGATCACACACGACTGCAAGGGCAGCGGCTCTGCCCAGAGATGGTGCGTACAACCCCTGCCATTTCTCAGAACTGAGGGCTTCTTCCCCGAGTGAGCaggctgcccacccctccccgtCCCCACCTCCCTCTTGTCCCCTCCACCCAAGTCCTCCCAGCAACCCCGAAGCTCCCACCTGGGTAGGCTCTGCCTGCATATCTTACCAGTGGCTGTGACAGGGAACACCAGGAGCAGCCAGGCCACCCAGGGTAGGACCCTGGACCCACTCTGTACCACTGTCCCCATGCTCCTCACAACTAACTAGGAGCAGAAGTAGTGGAAGGTATGGTAAGGCCCCACCCTTTGGCACAACCAATCTCTGAAGGGTTATGTTATAAAAACCTCAGTGGACCTCCCCATCTGGGTGGTGGCCAGCCCTAGGACACAGTACCTCTACCCAAGTTGGGGAGGGAGGGTTCAGAGATCCACTGCAGGGGGGTGGATGTTGTGATATTTCCCCAGAggcgagggtgggggggtggggtgggggggtggcgggcgggcaagggggaagggaaagagccTGAGCTTTGGAGCTCCGaagccctgggttcaaattccagctgtCCTGACCCAGTGAACTCCACCAGGTCCTGTGTGCTCACTGCAAGAGACACACAGCACCCATCCAAGGGAATGGTGGCCAGGGACTGTGCTGCAGTTCCAAGGGGGCCCATGGCTTGGGGCAGGGGCTAGTGTCCAGTCCTACTAGTCAAGGGGGTGCCTGAGCCCCCGATGTTGGATACAGGGAATTGAAGGtggtattatttgttttgttttgttttgttttaaattgaggttaaatttatgtaatatacaattaaccattttaaagcataTAACTCAGTGGCACTTCGTGTATTATCAATTTTGTGCAAATACCACATCTTTCTAGTTACAAAACTCTTTCATTACTTCTGCAAAATATCCCATACCTGTTCAATAATCACTCCTATTGCTACACGCTCCCCTATCTCCTGATAACCTGATAACCATTCATCTGCTTGCTGCTGCCCTGGATTTCC
The genomic region above belongs to Neovison vison isolate M4711 chromosome 7, ASM_NN_V1, whole genome shotgun sequence and contains:
- the CES3 gene encoding carboxylesterase 3; the protein is MGTVVQSGSRVLPWVAWLLLVFPVTATGPEVTQPEVDTTLGRVRGRQVAVKGTDRLVNVFLGIPFAQAPLGPGRFSAPRPAQPWQGVRDASTAPAMCLQDLERAENARFVLNGKHRLFPVSEDCLILNIYSPAEATAGAGRPVMVWFHGGSLVAGAATSHDGSALAAYGDVVVVTVQYRLGFLGFLSTGDEHAPGNWGFLDVVAALQWVRGNISPFGGDPNSVTISGTSAGSCIVSALVLSPLAAGLFHRAIAQSGVITTPNLLDSNPRVLAQGFADSLGCRSSSSAEMLQCLRQMPKEEQILNIKMNMTAFYTIDGTFFPKRPMELLRERHFHSVPFLVGFNNHEFGWLIPRGWGFLDKMEQLSKEEILALLRPYLADLGVPPEVIPNIIDEYLGNISDAEAKRNAFQEFLADMIIILPAMNFSRSLQDSGVPIFFYEFQHRPSSFAKIKPEWVRADHGAELAFMFGGPFLMDESSLLAFPEATEEEQQLSLTMMAQWTQFARTGDPNGEGLPLWPSYNKLGQYLEISPTPRVGHKLREARMHFWTETLPAKIQQWQQTQKGRKALGEL